One genomic region from Sphingobacterium multivorum encodes:
- a CDS encoding bifunctional UDP-3-O-[3-hydroxymyristoyl] N-acetylglucosamine deacetylase/3-hydroxyacyl-ACP dehydratase: MNVKQRTIKNEVEISGVGLHTGKIVSMTIKPAPENHWFKFRRVDLAGQPEILVDADNVTDTSRGTTITQNGASVSTIEHLMASLIGLQIDNVLIDIDGPEIPILDGSSAIFVKLLEEAGFEEQDADRDYYEISNNIHYAEPDRKVEILGMPMDGYRLTCMIDFNSPVLGSQHAAITSIEDFKSEIASSRTFCFLHELEMLVDHGLIKGGDLSNAIVIVDKETSPEELQKLAHLFHKETVAVAKEGILNNNQLRYQNEPARHKLLDMVGDLALVGRPLKGHIMAARPGHAANVAFAKKIKEQIKKDKTRKKIKVYDPNMPALYDTVEIMKILPHRQPMLMVDKILELTETHVVGLKNVTMNEDLFMGHFPGAPLFPGVLQVEAMAQTGGILVLKTVPDPENWLTLFLKIENARFKAQVTPGDSVIFRCDLMEPIRRGIAKMKGVAMVGEKIVCEAELMAQIVRVNNN, from the coding sequence ATGAATGTAAAACAGCGAACCATCAAAAACGAGGTTGAAATTTCGGGGGTAGGTCTTCATACAGGGAAAATTGTATCGATGACGATTAAGCCAGCTCCGGAAAATCACTGGTTTAAGTTCAGACGTGTAGATTTAGCGGGACAACCAGAAATTTTGGTTGATGCGGATAATGTGACGGATACCTCCAGAGGGACGACAATAACGCAAAATGGAGCAAGTGTGAGTACAATTGAACATTTGATGGCATCGTTAATTGGTTTACAAATTGATAATGTGCTGATTGATATTGACGGCCCTGAGATACCCATACTCGATGGAAGTTCAGCAATTTTTGTGAAGTTGTTAGAGGAAGCGGGATTTGAAGAACAAGATGCTGACCGGGATTATTATGAGATATCCAACAATATCCATTATGCAGAGCCAGATCGCAAAGTTGAAATACTGGGTATGCCAATGGATGGTTATCGTTTGACTTGTATGATCGACTTTAATTCGCCTGTGTTGGGAAGTCAACATGCCGCAATAACATCGATTGAAGATTTTAAATCAGAAATAGCCTCTTCGCGTACGTTTTGTTTTTTACACGAATTGGAAATGTTGGTTGATCATGGCCTTATTAAAGGTGGTGATTTAAGTAATGCAATCGTTATTGTGGACAAGGAGACTTCTCCTGAGGAATTGCAGAAATTAGCGCATCTTTTTCATAAAGAAACCGTTGCAGTTGCTAAGGAAGGAATATTAAACAATAATCAATTGCGTTACCAAAATGAACCTGCTCGACATAAATTGTTGGACATGGTTGGCGATCTAGCGCTAGTTGGAAGACCTTTGAAAGGGCATATTATGGCTGCACGACCAGGCCATGCTGCGAATGTAGCTTTTGCAAAAAAGATAAAGGAGCAGATCAAGAAAGATAAAACACGTAAAAAAATCAAGGTTTACGATCCCAATATGCCTGCATTATACGATACGGTAGAAATCATGAAGATCTTACCACATCGTCAGCCCATGCTTATGGTCGATAAAATTCTTGAATTGACGGAAACACATGTGGTGGGTTTGAAAAATGTTACCATGAACGAAGATCTATTTATGGGACATTTTCCTGGTGCGCCATTATTTCCTGGTGTTTTGCAGGTAGAGGCTATGGCACAGACAGGGGGAATTTTAGTGCTGAAGACGGTCCCTGATCCAGAGAATTGGTTGACCTTATTCCTTAAAATTGAAAATGCACGTTTTAAAGCACAGGTAACTCCAGGGGATTCTGTTATTTTTAGATGTGACTTGATGGAGCCGATCCGAAGAGGTATCGCAAAAATGAAAGGTGTGGCTATGGTAGGAGAGAAAATTGTGTGCGAAGCGGAGCTTATGGCACAGATCGTAAGAGTAAATAACAACTAA
- the lpxA gene encoding acyl-ACP--UDP-N-acetylglucosamine O-acyltransferase, with the protein MIQPLAYIHPEAKIAKNVVIEPFVTIYKDVVIGEGTWIGSNVTIMDGARIGKNCKIYPGAVISGEPQDLKFDGEVTTAEIGDNTTIRECVTINRGTKDRYKTVIGKNCLIQAYSHVAHDCEVGDNCVFSNNSTLAGHITVGDYVVLAGMVAVHQFVKIGSHAFVTGGSLVRKDIPPFVKAAREPISYAGINSVGLRRRGFSEEQIAEIQNLYRILFVQNRNLAKAIEIIEAEYQATEIRDEILDFIRNSGRGIMKGFNNRAM; encoded by the coding sequence ATGATACAGCCCTTAGCTTATATTCATCCGGAGGCAAAAATTGCTAAAAATGTGGTCATCGAGCCATTTGTAACCATTTATAAAGACGTCGTCATTGGTGAAGGCACTTGGATAGGATCAAATGTGACGATCATGGATGGAGCTCGAATTGGAAAAAACTGTAAAATATATCCCGGTGCAGTAATCTCTGGGGAACCGCAAGATTTAAAATTTGATGGTGAGGTTACTACAGCTGAAATTGGAGACAATACAACCATTCGTGAGTGTGTAACAATCAATAGAGGAACCAAGGATAGGTATAAAACGGTCATTGGAAAGAATTGTTTGATCCAAGCGTATAGTCATGTTGCTCACGATTGTGAAGTAGGTGACAATTGTGTTTTCTCAAACAACAGTACACTTGCTGGACATATTACGGTAGGCGATTATGTTGTACTTGCTGGGATGGTCGCTGTTCACCAATTTGTTAAAATTGGTTCGCATGCATTTGTTACCGGTGGTTCATTGGTACGTAAGGATATTCCTCCTTTTGTTAAGGCCGCGCGTGAACCGATTTCTTATGCGGGCATTAATTCTGTTGGATTGAGAAGAAGAGGATTTTCGGAAGAGCAAATTGCTGAGATTCAGAATCTTTATCGCATTCTTTTTGTCCAAAACAGAAACCTGGCTAAAGCGATAGAAATTATAGAAGCTGAATATCAGGCAACGGAAATCCGTGATGAAATTTTGGATTTTATTCGAAACTCAGGCCGCGGTATCATGAAAGGATTCAATAATAGAGCGATGTAG
- a CDS encoding ABC transporter ATP-binding protein: MNLKITLKDIGRRYNNEWIFRHINYTFESGKSYAILGHNGSGKSTFLKVLSSSLTPSAGELIYTDGDQALSVDTIYQQLSLSAPYVELIEEFTLNELIDFHFKFKNYLPSFDKATVISLLGLEHALDREIRFFSSGMRQRVKLALACCSASALVLLDEPTSNLDSEGEEWYLRLIERTKLESRLFIVCSNQKKEYEFCDESISIVDFKS, from the coding sequence GTGAATTTGAAAATTACATTAAAAGATATTGGTAGGAGGTATAACAATGAATGGATTTTTAGGCATATAAACTATACCTTCGAGTCCGGCAAGAGTTATGCCATCCTTGGCCATAATGGTTCAGGGAAGTCCACTTTCCTAAAAGTGCTTTCAAGTAGTTTGACACCCTCAGCGGGTGAATTGATCTACACAGATGGAGACCAAGCCCTAAGTGTGGACACGATATATCAGCAGCTGTCTCTGTCGGCTCCTTATGTCGAACTGATCGAGGAATTTACTTTAAATGAGCTGATTGATTTTCATTTTAAATTTAAAAATTATCTTCCTTCTTTTGATAAAGCAACTGTTATCAGCCTATTGGGATTGGAACATGCGCTTGACAGAGAGATCCGTTTTTTTTCATCAGGTATGCGTCAACGTGTCAAGCTAGCGCTAGCTTGTTGTTCTGCATCTGCCTTGGTTTTGTTGGATGAACCTACGAGTAATTTGGATAGTGAAGGTGAAGAATGGTATCTTCGTTTAATTGAGCGTACAAAATTGGAATCTAGATTGTTTATCGTCTGTTCGAACCAAAAGAAGGAGTATGAATTCTGCGATGAAAGTATTTCTATAGTTGATTTTAAGTCTTAA
- the efp gene encoding elongation factor P: MAKASEVKSGNILRFNGELVSVEEYIHRTPGNLRAFYQARMRNVKTGKLVEYRFRVDESVEIARVETSDYQYLYEDGDFFVVMDNNTYEQFNIPKFLFGDSARFLKEGMTVIIAFESDEPIMAEAPKSVELEITYTEPAVKGDTSTNALKKATVETGVEIMVPLFINQGEKVRVDTQTGNYIERVK; encoded by the coding sequence ATGGCTAAGGCATCAGAGGTAAAATCAGGAAATATCTTAAGATTTAACGGAGAATTAGTATCCGTAGAAGAATATATACACCGTACACCAGGCAATTTACGTGCTTTTTATCAAGCGAGAATGCGTAATGTTAAAACTGGTAAGTTAGTTGAATACCGTTTTAGAGTTGACGAATCTGTAGAGATTGCACGTGTAGAAACAAGCGATTATCAGTATTTGTATGAGGATGGAGATTTCTTCGTGGTAATGGACAACAATACATACGAGCAATTCAATATTCCTAAATTTTTGTTCGGTGATTCAGCTCGTTTCTTGAAAGAGGGAATGACTGTAATTATTGCTTTTGAAAGTGATGAGCCTATCATGGCAGAAGCTCCAAAAAGCGTTGAATTGGAAATTACATATACTGAACCGGCTGTAAAAGGAGATACTTCTACAAATGCATTGAAAAAAGCAACTGTAGAGACTGGTGTTGAAATTATGGTGCCGTTGTTCATCAATCAAGGTGAGAAAGTAAGAGTTGATACGCAAACAGGTAATTATATCGAACGCGTAAAATAA
- a CDS encoding 5-formyltetrahydrofolate cyclo-ligase yields the protein MKSKQELRLEYKTKRCQLSVETETTFNERLLSQFTKLDLSEVEFLHIFIPIGKYHEPNTYLIINYIQESFPQIKIVVSRSNFEDYSMQHFILDEHTLFETNNWGIPEPVSGIKVDSSLIDMIIVPLLIFDLLGYRVGYGKGFYDRFFASCKVDVQRVGLSFFDPIDVILDKNEYDVQLTQVITPDHIYRFFDK from the coding sequence ATGAAATCAAAACAAGAATTACGACTTGAGTATAAAACTAAGCGTTGTCAATTGTCTGTAGAGACAGAAACCACGTTCAATGAACGACTACTTTCGCAGTTTACAAAGCTTGATCTGTCGGAGGTCGAATTTTTGCATATTTTCATTCCCATAGGGAAATATCACGAACCCAATACATATTTAATAATCAACTATATTCAAGAATCTTTTCCACAGATAAAGATCGTCGTTTCACGATCTAATTTTGAGGACTATTCGATGCAACATTTCATATTGGATGAGCATACCCTATTTGAGACGAACAACTGGGGTATTCCGGAGCCTGTATCCGGCATTAAGGTGGATTCATCGCTTATTGATATGATTATAGTTCCTTTGTTAATTTTTGATCTTTTGGGCTACAGGGTAGGTTACGGAAAGGGGTTTTATGACCGTTTTTTCGCGTCCTGCAAAGTTGATGTACAGCGTGTTGGACTATCTTTTTTTGATCCAATTGATGTAATTTTGGATAAAAATGAATACGATGTCCAATTAACGCAGGTCATTACGCCAGATCATATTTATCGTTTTTTTGATAAGTAG
- a CDS encoding helix-turn-helix transcriptional regulator produces MDSNSSIEEKTFYETIIKESAQYQSSSLSLSKYLAPYFSQAVRKNDKALLAIYYCLLADQSFNDEGTRNNFSDKYYLKALDLEEGYSYQNVRVWVKVMYGFYLYRCLKASEALPFILEGEKGLEDIPKELVLDLTQTYKKLGYFFGTLGDYTSGIKYLDLGQRQEQISPRLKAEILDNLGVLTLKSGGDTLQAMKIFELAQTLALSENDSLRYAKILGNQAAVFEGMKDYHKALLLLDKDLEISRSLGNDRNTIFALMMRIRLNIANKETKDVRSMIAEAESLLLGSDDKKTILELEIHKLNLAMQSNDIGRELNARRRIERLQDSLRFLDGDPVLSQLKFMADKQKYADKLSLAQAVIKKKQAERRLWLIVSLLVLVLFFFVYNTVRYRARKRIRDYEYQLLNLKYTKAELDRELVSSKSQVEEYVAYLKRNNEQINVLSAMLEEKGNVVEKDREELKILLQSHLITEEKWQEFKLLIVKEFPNLLQDIQSRFRDITESNLRVIVLMKLGLNNKEVANVLGVTPDAIKKSMQRLKKKLGDQAGVLMDYISDKEFV; encoded by the coding sequence ATGGATTCCAATTCCTCGATCGAAGAGAAGACCTTTTACGAGACAATTATAAAAGAATCAGCGCAGTATCAATCCTCTAGTCTGTCGTTGAGCAAGTATCTTGCACCCTATTTTAGTCAAGCGGTACGAAAAAATGATAAAGCACTTTTGGCAATCTATTATTGTTTACTGGCGGATCAGTCGTTTAACGATGAAGGTACAAGAAACAACTTTAGTGATAAATACTATTTGAAAGCGCTGGACCTTGAAGAAGGCTATAGCTACCAAAATGTACGGGTTTGGGTGAAAGTAATGTATGGCTTTTATCTGTATCGATGCCTGAAAGCCTCTGAGGCATTACCTTTTATTTTGGAAGGGGAGAAAGGGCTAGAAGATATACCTAAAGAACTTGTTTTAGACCTAACACAGACTTACAAGAAGCTTGGCTATTTTTTTGGAACTTTAGGTGATTATACTTCTGGAATTAAATATCTGGATTTAGGGCAACGACAAGAGCAAATTTCACCAAGACTGAAAGCTGAAATCTTAGACAATTTAGGTGTACTGACACTGAAAAGTGGCGGTGATACGTTGCAAGCGATGAAAATTTTTGAGTTAGCACAAACGTTGGCACTTTCAGAAAATGACTCATTACGCTACGCGAAGATTTTAGGCAATCAGGCTGCTGTGTTCGAAGGGATGAAGGATTACCATAAGGCTTTATTGCTCCTGGATAAGGATCTTGAGATTTCAAGATCTCTTGGAAATGATCGAAATACAATTTTTGCCTTAATGATGCGAATTCGATTGAATATAGCGAATAAGGAAACAAAGGATGTTCGTTCTATGATTGCGGAAGCTGAATCCCTTTTGTTGGGCTCGGATGATAAGAAGACAATACTTGAACTGGAAATTCATAAGCTGAATTTGGCGATGCAAAGCAATGATATCGGTCGTGAGCTGAATGCACGAAGAAGGATAGAACGTCTCCAAGACTCACTCCGCTTTTTAGACGGCGATCCAGTATTGTCGCAATTGAAGTTTATGGCCGACAAGCAAAAGTATGCCGATAAGTTGTCCTTGGCACAAGCTGTTATTAAGAAAAAGCAGGCGGAAAGACGATTATGGCTAATCGTAAGTTTATTGGTATTGGTGTTATTCTTTTTTGTTTATAATACTGTTCGATATCGAGCGAGAAAAAGGATCCGTGACTATGAATATCAGCTTCTTAATCTAAAGTATACAAAAGCGGAATTGGACAGGGAACTGGTAAGTTCTAAAAGCCAAGTGGAAGAGTACGTCGCTTACCTTAAGCGGAATAATGAACAGATCAATGTGCTCTCTGCGATGCTTGAGGAAAAAGGTAATGTTGTTGAAAAGGATCGTGAGGAACTAAAAATATTGTTGCAGTCACATCTCATTACCGAAGAGAAATGGCAGGAATTTAAATTATTGATTGTAAAAGAATTTCCCAATTTACTGCAGGATATACAATCCAGATTCCGCGACATAACGGAATCCAATTTGAGGGTAATTGTGCTGATGAAATTAGGGCTAAATAATAAGGAAGTAGCCAATGTATTGGGGGTTACTCCAGACGCCATAAAAAAATCTATGCAGCGCTTGAAAAAGAAGCTTGGAGATCAAGCCGGGGTGCTTATGGACTATATTTCCGACAAGGAGTTTGTTTAA
- the galE gene encoding UDP-glucose 4-epimerase GalE — translation MNKKILVTGGTGYIGSHTVVELHQAGYVPVIVDDLSNSNIKILDQVEKIIGVRPEFHQFDLCDTDRVNEFVKNNTDISGIIHFAASKAVGESVQKPLKYYHNNFFSLINLLEAYQNKPINFVFSSSCTVYGEPDYLPVDESAPVKKATSPYGNTKQIAEEILQETAAAYDNYNIIALRYFNPVGAHESALIGELPNGVPQNLLPFITQTAIGKREKLTVFGSDYDTPDGSCIRDYIHVVDLAKAHVAAIRLLEQGNPNGKYDVFNVGTGNGYSVLEAIKAFEKASGQKLNYEFGPRRDGDIIKVYGDVTKSANQLHWKAALGIDEMMASAWAWEKNLKENPLD, via the coding sequence ATGAACAAAAAAATACTAGTCACAGGAGGAACAGGTTATATCGGTTCGCACACAGTGGTCGAACTACATCAAGCAGGATATGTACCTGTCATCGTGGATGATCTATCCAATTCAAACATCAAAATTTTGGATCAGGTTGAGAAGATCATCGGCGTTAGACCTGAATTTCACCAGTTTGACCTGTGCGACACAGACCGCGTGAATGAATTTGTAAAAAACAATACCGATATCTCGGGCATTATCCATTTTGCGGCCTCTAAAGCGGTAGGTGAATCTGTACAGAAGCCATTAAAATATTACCACAACAATTTTTTCTCGTTAATCAACTTATTAGAAGCATATCAAAATAAGCCGATTAATTTTGTCTTTTCTTCAAGCTGTACCGTATATGGTGAGCCAGACTATTTACCTGTCGACGAAAGTGCTCCCGTGAAGAAGGCAACCTCTCCTTATGGAAACACAAAACAAATTGCTGAAGAAATTCTACAGGAGACTGCCGCGGCATATGACAACTACAATATTATTGCACTCCGTTATTTCAACCCAGTAGGTGCTCATGAGTCGGCATTGATCGGTGAATTACCAAACGGTGTTCCTCAGAATCTGCTTCCATTTATCACACAAACGGCCATTGGAAAAAGAGAAAAATTAACGGTGTTTGGCTCTGATTACGACACTCCAGATGGATCTTGTATCCGCGACTACATCCATGTTGTTGATTTAGCAAAAGCTCACGTTGCAGCAATCAGGTTATTGGAACAAGGCAACCCGAACGGAAAATACGATGTCTTTAATGTTGGAACAGGAAACGGGTATTCTGTCCTTGAAGCGATCAAAGCTTTTGAGAAAGCTTCTGGACAAAAACTGAATTACGAATTTGGTCCACGTCGTGACGGAGATATTATCAAGGTTTATGGCGACGTTACTAAATCAGCCAATCAGCTGCATTGGAAAGCAGCACTTGGTATTGATGAAATGATGGCTTCTGCCTGGGCATGGGAAAAAAATCTAAAGGAAAATCCATTGGATTAA
- a CDS encoding UDP-glucuronic acid decarboxylase family protein gives MENKHRKRILITGAAGFLGSHLCDRFIAEDYDVIGMDNLITGDLQNIAHLFKLENFDFYHHDVSKFVHVPGHLDYILHFASPASPVDYLKIPIQTLKVGSLGTHNLLGLARAKQARILVASTSEVYGDPLVSPQSEDYWGNVNPVGPRGVYDEAKRFQEAITMAYHNAHGLDTRIVRIFNTFGSRMRLNDGRAIPTFIAQAIRGEDITIFGDGSQTRSFCYIDDQIEGIFRLLHSTCATPINIGNPDEISLLQLAHEIVELTDSSSKIVYEPLPVDDPKQRKPDIGLAKSKLAWEPQIDRKTGLKKTIAFYKKIPLDTLSHKDFTYYNQQ, from the coding sequence GTGGAAAATAAACATCGCAAACGGATTTTGATAACAGGAGCAGCTGGCTTCCTCGGTTCTCACCTTTGCGATCGCTTTATTGCGGAAGATTACGATGTCATTGGAATGGACAACCTGATTACCGGAGATCTACAGAATATAGCACATCTATTTAAGTTGGAAAATTTCGACTTCTATCATCACGATGTCTCGAAATTTGTCCACGTTCCCGGACACTTGGATTATATCCTGCATTTCGCTTCGCCAGCCAGTCCCGTTGATTATCTTAAAATTCCGATACAAACATTGAAAGTCGGATCTTTGGGAACACATAATCTCTTGGGCCTTGCACGCGCCAAACAAGCACGCATATTAGTCGCCTCCACCTCTGAGGTTTATGGCGATCCACTTGTTTCGCCACAATCCGAGGACTACTGGGGCAACGTGAATCCCGTGGGACCCCGCGGTGTATACGATGAAGCGAAGCGTTTCCAGGAGGCAATAACAATGGCCTATCATAATGCACATGGTCTAGATACCCGTATTGTCAGGATATTTAACACCTTTGGTTCTAGAATGCGCCTCAATGACGGCCGAGCTATTCCTACCTTTATCGCACAGGCGATTCGGGGGGAAGACATTACGATTTTTGGGGATGGTTCGCAAACACGATCATTCTGTTATATTGACGATCAGATCGAAGGCATTTTTCGCTTGTTGCATTCAACTTGTGCAACACCTATAAATATTGGTAATCCAGACGAAATCAGCCTACTGCAATTGGCCCATGAAATTGTTGAATTGACAGACAGCTCGAGTAAAATCGTCTACGAACCATTGCCGGTTGATGATCCAAAACAACGGAAACCGGATATTGGCCTGGCGAAATCTAAATTAGCCTGGGAACCTCAAATAGACCGAAAAACAGGATTGAAAAAAACCATAGCATTTTACAAAAAGATCCCTTTGGATACCTTATCACATAAAGACTTTACTTACTATAATCAACAATAA
- a CDS encoding 3-deoxy-D-manno-octulosonic acid transferase — protein sequence MRLLYSIGIFLYGLLLRILAPFHAKAKLMVEGRKDWYSRMKQTVDSSQKHIWFHFASLGEFEQGRPVLEAVKNNYLDHKIIVTFYSPSGYEIRKNTALADYVFYLPYDTAQHARLFLDLINPSFAVFTKYEYWYYFFEALYKRGIPLFLISAIFRPDQIFFQAYGTFFLKILSYVTYFFVQNEESVRLLKEFGIRNAGLAGDTRFDRVVDIPKNRKMISEISQFVGENPTLVAGSTWPEDEQALQELLQGYSDYKLILAPHEINESHLASIFNLWPKALRFSEMATYDAALVADSKVLVIDNIGMLSSLYGYGQLAYIGGGFGVGIHNTLEAATYGIPVLFGPNFKKFQEAKDLVQNGSGFAIGSAKELKKIFAVLQDQAVRQEAGKLARAYVLQKAGATAIIMKYLKSNSVKI from the coding sequence ATGCGTTTGCTTTATTCAATTGGAATCTTTCTTTATGGACTCTTACTGCGTATTTTGGCTCCTTTTCATGCCAAAGCCAAGCTTATGGTAGAGGGGCGAAAAGACTGGTATTCGAGGATGAAACAAACGGTTGATTCTTCCCAAAAACATATTTGGTTTCACTTTGCATCATTGGGTGAATTTGAGCAAGGAAGACCTGTCCTGGAAGCGGTGAAAAATAATTATTTGGATCACAAAATAATTGTAACATTTTACTCCCCCTCGGGCTACGAGATCAGAAAAAACACCGCTTTGGCCGATTATGTTTTTTATCTCCCCTATGATACTGCTCAGCATGCACGGCTTTTTCTCGACCTGATCAATCCAAGTTTTGCGGTGTTCACGAAATATGAATATTGGTATTATTTTTTTGAAGCCCTGTATAAACGGGGTATTCCCTTGTTTTTGATCTCAGCAATATTTAGACCCGATCAGATCTTTTTTCAGGCTTATGGAACGTTTTTTCTGAAAATATTAAGTTATGTGACTTACTTCTTTGTGCAAAATGAAGAAAGTGTACGTCTTTTGAAAGAATTTGGCATACGGAATGCTGGCTTAGCCGGAGATACACGTTTTGATCGCGTGGTAGATATTCCTAAAAACAGGAAAATGATTTCCGAGATCAGCCAATTTGTTGGTGAGAATCCGACGCTTGTCGCGGGAAGTACCTGGCCAGAAGATGAACAGGCTCTACAGGAATTGCTTCAGGGTTATTCAGACTATAAGCTGATCTTGGCGCCACATGAAATCAATGAATCACATTTGGCGAGCATTTTTAACCTTTGGCCGAAGGCGCTCCGTTTTTCGGAGATGGCTACCTACGATGCCGCATTAGTTGCCGATTCAAAGGTGCTGGTTATCGATAATATTGGTATGCTTTCGTCTTTGTATGGCTATGGTCAATTGGCCTATATTGGTGGTGGTTTTGGCGTCGGGATACATAACACACTCGAGGCTGCAACGTATGGCATACCGGTGCTATTTGGTCCAAATTTCAAGAAGTTTCAGGAGGCGAAAGATCTGGTGCAAAATGGATCCGGTTTCGCCATTGGTAGTGCTAAAGAACTAAAGAAAATCTTTGCTGTTCTACAAGATCAGGCTGTCCGTCAAGAAGCGGGAAAACTGGCCCGTGCGTATGTGCTGCAGAAGGCCGGAGCAACAGCAATTATAATGAAATACCTCAAAAGCAATTCCGTGAAAATATAA
- a CDS encoding glyceraldehyde-3-phosphate dehydrogenase encodes MSHKPSFDLEIKSYKEQQNAAVSLIQIVSNLWYNQAIELVFFRNQLIDVKSSSILHLVKESVLLTDEPLHIFDILQVAGVLENLPLSPARIDIGKLTLQVKKQAIDNNDLPSFIENELKDINQQSELKPRDVVLYGFGRIGRLLARELMHKAGAGQQLRLRAIVTRDANDSKSILKRATLLKTDSIHGAFEGDVQADIPNQALIINGITVHLITAKQPEDIDYTEYGIQHALVVDNTGAFRDEQELSRHLQSKGVAQVLLTAPGKGVPNIVYAVNENNIDVQKHAIFSAASCTTNAISPILAVLENKIGIEKGHIETIHSYTNDQNLVDNMHKKSRRGRAAALNMVITETGAGAAVSKVLPSLKGKLTSNAIRVPVPNGSLAILNLEIKAKTTVNEINALLKEASLEGNLVEQIKFSKDHELVSSDIIGSTAAAIVDAPATIVSGDGRNVILYVWYDNEYGYSHQVMRLSRHITGVRRYTYY; translated from the coding sequence ATGTCACACAAGCCATCTTTTGACTTAGAGATCAAAAGTTACAAAGAGCAACAAAATGCAGCCGTAAGCTTAATTCAAATTGTTAGCAATCTATGGTATAACCAGGCCATTGAACTGGTCTTTTTTCGGAATCAACTCATTGATGTAAAATCGAGTTCAATTCTCCATCTGGTTAAGGAAAGTGTTCTCCTTACCGATGAGCCCCTCCATATTTTTGATATTCTTCAGGTGGCAGGGGTCTTGGAGAATCTCCCCCTATCTCCTGCACGTATCGATATCGGAAAACTTACCTTACAGGTCAAGAAACAGGCAATTGACAACAACGATCTGCCTAGTTTTATTGAAAATGAATTAAAGGATATCAATCAACAATCGGAATTAAAACCACGCGATGTCGTGCTTTACGGATTTGGCCGTATCGGTCGTTTACTCGCCCGAGAGCTCATGCATAAAGCCGGTGCCGGACAGCAGCTTCGCCTTAGGGCCATTGTAACACGGGACGCCAATGACAGCAAGTCCATATTGAAAAGAGCGACACTATTAAAAACAGATTCCATACACGGTGCGTTCGAAGGCGACGTACAAGCCGACATCCCAAATCAGGCACTTATTATCAACGGCATCACTGTCCATCTGATCACTGCCAAACAGCCAGAGGATATCGATTATACCGAGTATGGAATACAGCATGCTTTGGTCGTCGACAATACGGGTGCTTTTCGAGATGAGCAAGAACTGAGTCGTCACCTGCAATCCAAAGGTGTCGCCCAAGTTTTATTAACAGCACCGGGGAAAGGTGTTCCAAATATCGTATATGCAGTCAATGAAAATAATATTGACGTGCAAAAGCATGCGATCTTTTCCGCTGCTTCCTGTACGACGAATGCAATATCCCCTATTTTGGCGGTGCTTGAAAATAAAATAGGCATTGAAAAAGGGCATATCGAAACCATACATTCCTATACCAACGACCAGAATCTTGTCGACAATATGCACAAAAAGTCCAGACGGGGTCGTGCTGCGGCGCTCAATATGGTGATCACAGAAACTGGAGCGGGCGCTGCTGTTTCAAAAGTATTGCCTTCACTGAAGGGTAAACTGACCTCCAATGCCATTCGCGTTCCTGTGCCAAATGGCTCATTGGCGATTTTAAATCTCGAAATTAAAGCCAAAACTACTGTCAACGAAATCAATGCACTTTTAAAAGAAGCATCACTAGAGGGTAACCTTGTCGAACAGATTAAATTTTCTAAGGATCATGAACTCGTTTCTTCGGATATCATCGGCTCCACTGCCGCCGCAATCGTGGATGCTCCAGCGACGATCGTTTCGGGAGATGGCAGGAATGTTATTTTATATGTCTGGTACGACAATGAATACGGATATTCCCATCAGGTGATGCGCTTATCGCGTCACATTACTGGCGTAAGAAGATATACCTATTATTAG